In a single window of the Paenibacillus sp. MMS20-IR301 genome:
- a CDS encoding DUF4179 domain-containing protein: MKKWDYHTQDNAKLPDMTDEDMMMPPFRHDDQTMDEDFTSRVMEQIRKTEILPAASETAPDYPADPKRRKLPIAALLAGSAAAVIVLTYLLLIPSVTKGPPQVQTASSQRLLLLPSEWTDHRLLEAKKAGVIKQPDIEVTDQGYTLTLQEVVADPNRMMLNLRITDASGLPAEEMMARFDVSQLQLQNEQGEQIGDLQSINHMDTKLAGDQFRQEYLLLTYYFKNEPPGDTVHVVGMVHELMKDSKNNAPISGDWSFSYAADMTTAKALTETTDLNKFSYATKDGLNIQMNMITHSPAGVKLEFSTTLTAGLASRVPENRRVNLGVKYHFEDAKGQTIGEPVSSKYSGYPAIIRDSQDLQIHWTYYMNELPYRNEPVYFVLDGFSIPVKTEDSLTFQPALLKTAAAVFTAQGDSLNVNTIKITETQAMPGPSAWMAISGSFRNGFDLDEWTARDNEGTEYEVFRWGSYRDGDPVTFGQRDENTDLVYLIVDGMTSVPGELTLIRTVTEMNFTDVDWRFELPRGNATSQ; encoded by the coding sequence ATGAAAAAATGGGATTACCATACACAAGATAATGCTAAGCTTCCGGATATGACGGATGAGGATATGATGATGCCTCCCTTCCGGCATGATGATCAGACCATGGATGAAGATTTCACAAGCAGGGTCATGGAGCAAATCCGCAAGACGGAGATTCTGCCGGCTGCATCAGAGACAGCACCGGATTACCCGGCTGACCCTAAACGCAGAAAGCTGCCTATAGCGGCCCTGCTGGCAGGATCCGCAGCGGCTGTTATTGTTCTCACGTATCTGCTGCTAATCCCCTCCGTCACTAAGGGTCCGCCGCAGGTACAGACCGCTTCATCCCAGAGGCTGCTGCTCCTGCCTTCCGAGTGGACCGATCACCGGCTGCTGGAAGCCAAGAAGGCCGGGGTGATCAAACAGCCTGACATTGAGGTTACGGATCAGGGATACACTTTGACACTCCAGGAGGTCGTTGCCGACCCTAACCGGATGATGCTGAATCTCCGAATTACCGATGCCAGCGGGCTGCCCGCCGAAGAGATGATGGCCCGTTTCGATGTCAGCCAGCTGCAGCTTCAGAATGAGCAAGGGGAGCAGATTGGTGATTTGCAGTCCATCAATCATATGGATACGAAGCTTGCCGGGGATCAGTTCAGGCAGGAATATCTGCTGCTGACCTATTATTTCAAGAACGAGCCGCCCGGAGACACCGTGCACGTAGTCGGAATGGTTCATGAACTGATGAAGGACTCCAAGAACAATGCGCCGATTAGCGGTGACTGGAGCTTTAGTTATGCCGCAGATATGACAACCGCCAAAGCGTTGACAGAAACTACGGATCTCAATAAATTCAGTTATGCAACAAAGGACGGATTAAATATTCAGATGAACATGATCACCCATTCTCCGGCCGGCGTGAAACTCGAGTTCAGCACCACATTGACCGCCGGGCTGGCTTCCCGAGTGCCGGAGAACCGCAGAGTGAACCTCGGGGTCAAATATCATTTCGAGGATGCCAAGGGCCAGACGATTGGAGAACCTGTCAGCAGTAAATATAGCGGATATCCTGCAATAATCAGGGACAGCCAGGACCTTCAGATTCACTGGACCTACTATATGAACGAGCTGCCTTACCGGAATGAACCGGTCTACTTTGTACTCGACGGCTTCTCCATCCCGGTTAAGACAGAGGATTCATTGACCTTTCAGCCTGCACTCCTGAAGACAGCAGCTGCTGTATTTACAGCACAGGGCGACAGTCTGAACGTGAATACTATCAAGATCACAGAAACGCAGGCCATGCCGGGGCCGTCCGCCTGGATGGCAATCAGCGGCTCATTCCGCAACGGGTTCGATCTGGATGAATGGACGGCCCGCGACAATGAGGGGACTGAATATGAAGTTTTCCGCTGGGGCTCTTACCGGGACGGGGACCCTGTAACCTTCGGGCAGCGTGATGAGAATACCGACCTTGTGTATCTGATTGTTGACGGCATGACTTCGGTACCCGGGGAGCTGACGCTCATCCGTACGGTTACGGAGATGAACTTTACAGATGTGGACTGGAGATTTGAGCTGCCGCGGGGAAATGCAACTTCGCAATAA
- a CDS encoding RNA polymerase sigma factor has translation MRDQDNTEMIIAEVLAGNREAFAVLVDQYKSGLYRLLLGLGASHQDAQDLAQDTFIQAYQKLRSHNGQSSFSAWLYTIAINRFKSQKRRKSFSFTGGVFPEQRAEEPTPEERYMIKENKLEMQKKLDRLPERYRIVLLLRYTGELTYEEISAVTGMNLHQVKNRLHRARLKLKKQWPTAKEDSNEKMGLPYTR, from the coding sequence ATGAGGGACCAAGACAACACTGAAATGATTATTGCCGAGGTGCTGGCAGGAAACAGGGAGGCTTTCGCTGTACTGGTGGACCAGTACAAATCCGGATTATACCGTCTGCTGCTGGGGCTTGGAGCAAGCCATCAGGATGCGCAGGATCTGGCGCAGGATACCTTCATTCAGGCTTATCAGAAGCTGCGCAGCCATAACGGGCAGAGCAGCTTCTCCGCGTGGCTGTACACCATCGCCATCAACCGGTTCAAATCCCAGAAGCGCCGCAAGTCATTTTCTTTTACCGGAGGAGTGTTCCCGGAGCAGCGGGCAGAGGAGCCCACACCTGAAGAACGGTACATGATCAAGGAAAACAAGCTGGAGATGCAAAAAAAACTGGACCGGCTTCCGGAGCGTTACCGTATTGTCCTCCTGCTGCGCTACACGGGTGAGCTTACGTATGAGGAAATTTCTGCAGTTACGGGAATGAACCTCCATCAGGTGAAGAACCGCCTGCACCGCGCCCGGCTGAAGCTCAAAAAACAATGGCCCACAGCAAAGGAGGATTCCAATGAAAAAATGGGATTACCATACACAAGATAA
- a CDS encoding VWA domain-containing protein, translated as MAGKGKTFIVLGLIAVTVFALVYFGISLTSNLGKSKTEITAEDADKALNRICREIQVSSAAPVKGQIDLDPVSVSDALPDISKFPLSVDSKTDSYAEIFSSTEKSGTGNDGWLNDVAADFNSAGIVVDGKPVSVRVRNIASGTAADYIRSGKYVPDAYSPSNELWGEMVKASGIPAELVAQRLAGNVAGVVMSKAKYDELVEKYGSINVKTVTDAIAAGELAMGYTDPFASSTGLNFLVTALTTFDSSDLLGDKAVQGFERFQAGIPFIASTTLQMREAAKSGMLDAFVLEYQTYINAPELTSGYVFTPFGVRHDSPLYALGNLPAEKLAIIREFADFALQEKYQKSAAAKGFGGLNDYESELKPVDGILLSSAQKLWKEKKNGSTPVAAVFVADVSGSMAGEPLNRLKESLLQGQKYLGKDNSIGFVSYSSEVTINLPIAKYDTNQRSLFVGAVNSLQAAGGTSTFDGMVVAMKMLQETLAQNPGMKPLIFVLSDGETNEGHSLDEIRGLIESYKIPVYTIGYNANIKALESISSINEAANINADTDDVVYKIGNLLNVQM; from the coding sequence ATGGCCGGAAAAGGTAAAACCTTCATCGTGCTGGGCCTCATTGCTGTGACTGTCTTTGCACTTGTCTATTTCGGTATCAGCCTGACCTCTAATCTGGGTAAATCCAAGACAGAGATTACAGCAGAGGATGCGGATAAAGCACTGAACCGGATCTGCAGGGAGATACAAGTCAGCAGTGCGGCTCCGGTAAAAGGGCAAATTGATCTGGACCCGGTGTCAGTCAGCGATGCCCTGCCCGATATCTCCAAGTTTCCGCTTTCTGTGGACAGTAAGACGGACAGCTACGCAGAAATTTTTTCCTCGACTGAGAAATCCGGGACCGGCAACGACGGCTGGCTGAATGATGTGGCCGCTGATTTCAATTCGGCGGGGATCGTCGTGGACGGCAAGCCGGTCTCTGTCCGGGTCCGCAATATCGCTTCCGGGACGGCCGCCGATTATATCCGGTCCGGCAAGTACGTGCCTGACGCCTATTCTCCCTCGAACGAGCTCTGGGGAGAAATGGTCAAGGCCAGCGGCATCCCTGCTGAGCTCGTGGCCCAGCGGCTGGCCGGCAACGTTGCCGGAGTGGTCATGAGCAAGGCGAAATATGATGAGCTGGTAGAGAAATACGGCTCCATCAATGTCAAGACCGTTACCGACGCCATCGCGGCAGGTGAACTGGCGATGGGCTACACCGATCCTTTTGCCAGTTCAACAGGGCTGAATTTCCTGGTAACTGCGCTTACCACCTTCGACAGCAGTGATCTGCTGGGTGATAAGGCTGTTCAGGGCTTCGAGCGGTTCCAGGCGGGGATCCCCTTTATTGCCTCCACCACCCTGCAAATGCGTGAAGCTGCAAAGTCAGGCATGCTGGATGCATTTGTCCTGGAATATCAGACTTATATCAATGCCCCTGAACTGACAAGCGGTTATGTGTTCACCCCGTTCGGTGTACGGCATGACAGTCCGCTCTATGCCCTCGGCAATTTGCCGGCAGAGAAGCTTGCCATTATCCGGGAATTCGCGGACTTTGCCCTGCAGGAGAAGTACCAGAAATCTGCCGCAGCTAAAGGTTTTGGCGGTCTGAATGATTACGAGTCCGAGCTGAAGCCGGTTGACGGCATACTGCTCTCCTCTGCGCAGAAGCTGTGGAAGGAGAAGAAGAACGGCAGCACGCCGGTCGCTGCGGTATTTGTAGCCGATGTATCCGGCAGTATGGCCGGTGAGCCGCTGAACCGCCTGAAGGAATCGCTGCTGCAAGGCCAGAAGTATCTCGGCAAGGACAACAGCATCGGCTTTGTCTCCTACTCCAGTGAGGTGACTATTAATCTGCCGATTGCCAAATATGACACGAACCAGCGCTCCCTGTTCGTCGGGGCGGTCAACAGCCTGCAGGCGGCCGGGGGGACATCCACGTTTGACGGAATGGTTGTGGCCATGAAGATGCTCCAGGAGACACTCGCGCAGAACCCGGGAATGAAGCCGCTGATCTTCGTGCTCAGTGACGGGGAGACGAACGAAGGGCATTCACTGGACGAGATCAGAGGGCTGATTGAAAGCTACAAGATTCCGGTTTACACCATCGGCTATAATGCCAACATCAAGGCGCTCGAGAGCATCTCAAGCATCAATGAAGCTGCAAACATCAATGCTGATACCGATGATGTGGTCTATAAAATCGGCAATCTGCTCAACGTGCAAATGTAG
- a CDS encoding ornithine carbamoyltransferase, whose protein sequence is MHFLNIDSLTAAQILEIFDLTDQLRSRTAQPLLQGKTMILFFPDTSLRTRVSFEKGIRDLGGDYITFPPQTLDKRESPGDMIRYLENWGDAVIVRHPNITKLEELAAHAAIPVINAMTAHNHPCEILADLYALRCSRENYRELTYTFAGPAGNISRTWMEAAKVLNLNFKHVCTAGQELGTENANYNFYTSLEQVLPESDILLTDSLPESFLNEEYITRYQITLERMRQARPGALLNPCPPFFRNEEVSEDAIASPYFAGFGFKKSLIYLQQAILVYSLTH, encoded by the coding sequence ATGCATTTTCTGAACATAGACAGTCTTACGGCCGCGCAGATTCTCGAAATCTTCGATTTAACGGACCAGCTCCGTTCCAGGACCGCCCAGCCGCTGCTCCAGGGTAAAACCATGATCCTGTTCTTTCCTGATACCAGCCTGCGGACCCGGGTCAGCTTCGAGAAAGGCATCCGGGATTTAGGCGGGGATTACATTACCTTTCCGCCCCAGACGCTGGATAAGCGGGAATCCCCCGGTGACATGATCCGCTATTTGGAGAACTGGGGTGACGCGGTCATTGTCAGGCACCCTAATATAACCAAGCTGGAGGAGCTGGCTGCTCATGCAGCGATTCCGGTAATCAACGCTATGACAGCGCATAATCATCCCTGCGAGATTCTGGCTGACCTGTATGCCTTGCGCTGCAGCCGGGAGAATTACCGCGAATTGACTTATACCTTCGCAGGACCGGCAGGCAACATCTCCCGAACCTGGATGGAAGCCGCCAAAGTATTGAACCTGAATTTCAAGCATGTCTGTACAGCAGGCCAGGAGCTGGGTACGGAGAACGCCAACTATAACTTTTATACCAGTCTGGAACAGGTACTCCCGGAGAGTGATATCCTTCTTACGGATTCATTGCCGGAAAGCTTCCTGAATGAGGAATACATCACCCGGTATCAGATTACGCTTGAGCGGATGAGACAGGCCAGGCCCGGTGCACTGCTGAACCCTTGCCCTCCGTTCTTCCGCAATGAGGAGGTCAGCGAGGATGCAATTGCTTCGCCCTATTTCGCCGGCTTCGGCTTCAAAAAAAGCCTGATCTATCTGCAGCAGGCAATTCTCGTGTATAGCTTGACACATTAA
- a CDS encoding LacI family DNA-binding transcriptional regulator: protein MEMKLEDIAARLGLSVSTVSRALNGSYGVHPKTIARVQETAAELGYVPNLGAKQLVTRKSNLVGVFMPEIEGESNREFEDIFAAFRKALRLYQKDILIFSVPFRDYEPGSLSNWIRMRNLQGCVFMPPFAEEHPVIKEVLRLQIPAVNMSSALGAHCSLVASDDLEGGRMAGAYLAEQGHRNIGYINGPEHLFICKERYRGFREAVLSGTGAEHGASFVEAGDFSGSSGAGAILTLLNREPGITAVCCANDLMAMGAIMELGRKGLTVPRDLSVIGYDGAFFTAYTNPPLTTIRHNYEAIGTRAAELLVEVMNGGPGRSLKLVPELVKGETVSRQNGSVPI from the coding sequence ATGGAAATGAAGCTGGAGGATATCGCTGCCAGACTGGGACTGTCGGTCAGCACGGTATCCAGGGCATTGAACGGCAGCTATGGAGTGCATCCCAAAACAATAGCCCGGGTTCAGGAAACGGCAGCAGAGCTGGGTTACGTTCCGAACCTCGGGGCTAAGCAGCTGGTAACCCGCAAAAGCAATCTTGTCGGTGTGTTCATGCCGGAGATTGAAGGCGAATCGAACAGGGAGTTTGAAGATATTTTCGCAGCATTTAGAAAAGCCTTACGCCTGTATCAGAAGGATATTTTGATATTCTCGGTACCCTTCCGGGATTATGAACCGGGCAGCCTGTCCAATTGGATCAGAATGCGCAATCTGCAGGGCTGTGTATTTATGCCGCCGTTCGCGGAAGAGCATCCTGTTATCAAGGAGGTGCTTAGGCTGCAGATTCCGGCAGTCAATATGAGCTCTGCGCTGGGAGCGCATTGTTCGCTGGTGGCTTCTGATGATCTTGAGGGCGGCCGGATGGCCGGCGCTTACCTGGCGGAACAGGGGCACCGGAATATCGGTTATATTAACGGGCCGGAGCACTTGTTTATCTGTAAAGAGCGGTACCGGGGCTTCAGGGAAGCCGTACTTTCCGGCACAGGGGCGGAGCATGGCGCTTCATTCGTGGAAGCCGGAGATTTCAGCGGCAGCAGCGGGGCCGGCGCAATCCTTACTCTGCTGAACAGAGAACCCGGGATCACGGCTGTATGCTGCGCCAATGATCTTATGGCTATGGGGGCTATTATGGAGCTTGGCCGCAAAGGGCTGACGGTGCCCCGCGATCTCTCGGTAATCGGGTATGACGGAGCTTTTTTCACCGCGTACACCAATCCTCCCCTCACGACCATACGCCATAATTATGAAGCGATTGGAACCCGCGCGGCTGAACTGCTGGTAGAAGTGATGAACGGCGGACCCGGCAGAAGCCTGAAGCTTGTTCCGGAATTGGTCAAAGGGGAGACGGTATCGCGTCAAAACGGATCTGTTCCAATATAG
- a CDS encoding L,D-transpeptidase family protein — MRRQHFKLPAVVLAVILMPLLLLLAVCSAGSSKAAAAGFSESWPYKAEMLHSSQIIVVEAVSPRAQTGRLSLLQKVDGQWISILPGIPVTLGSGGIGKTREGDKRTPSGVFPLGSSFGSAADPGGLKLPYIRTTGQDYWIDDPHSVQYNQWVSYSGNPDLHWQSYERLRQPLYKYAVILRYNDAPVVPGKGSAIFLHIWKAEDKPTAGCIAMSESNLLKLMRLLDPALSPAIAIGVSG, encoded by the coding sequence ATGCGCCGTCAACACTTCAAACTGCCTGCTGTCGTACTAGCCGTAATCCTAATGCCGCTACTGCTTCTGCTTGCTGTATGCTCTGCCGGAAGCTCTAAGGCCGCTGCAGCCGGGTTCTCTGAATCCTGGCCCTACAAAGCAGAAATGCTGCACAGCAGCCAGATAATCGTCGTTGAAGCGGTCTCTCCCCGTGCACAGACAGGCCGGCTGTCACTCCTGCAGAAGGTAGACGGACAATGGATATCCATTCTCCCCGGCATCCCGGTAACCTTGGGAAGCGGCGGCATCGGCAAAACCAGGGAAGGCGATAAACGGACACCTTCCGGAGTATTTCCGCTCGGTTCAAGCTTCGGATCAGCAGCAGATCCCGGCGGTCTCAAACTTCCCTATATCAGAACGACCGGGCAGGATTACTGGATCGATGATCCGCACTCCGTCCAGTACAATCAATGGGTATCCTACTCCGGTAATCCGGATCTGCACTGGCAATCATATGAACGGCTCCGGCAGCCGCTATATAAATATGCTGTGATTCTGCGGTATAACGATGCTCCGGTGGTGCCAGGCAAGGGCAGTGCCATCTTTCTGCATATCTGGAAGGCGGAAGACAAGCCGACCGCCGGCTGCATCGCCATGTCTGAGTCCAACCTGCTAAAGCTGATGCGTCTGCTCGACCCTGCCCTATCTCCGGCCATTGCCATTGGAGTATCCGGCTGA
- a CDS encoding DMT family transporter — translation MKYLISVLVGAMSYGILSTIVVLAYGQGYKLGEVVGTQLLTGCILAWLLALFTKLRENRKQRSRNAAAASSGQAPALKLAWKHRLLLMLAGAPTVVTGLLYYQSLRYIPASLAIILLFQFTWISVLIQAVSKRQRPDKVTVLTLLLLFGGTLLAAGILNQGAAEFNATGLVLGLLSAVSYSMFIIFSGKAVPSAHPAYRSAWMVTGGLLLLFILFPPTFLFNGLLWGQLLLFGFLLGLFGAFIPPVLFAIGVPHIGGGMAGILGAAELPVAVLLSSFVLHEQVSGLQWIGVVLVLLGVVLPELYKLRWGKGRVAASQ, via the coding sequence ATGAAATACTTAATTTCCGTGCTTGTAGGCGCTATGAGCTACGGTATTTTATCTACAATCGTCGTATTGGCCTACGGGCAAGGCTACAAGCTTGGAGAAGTGGTCGGAACACAGCTGCTTACCGGCTGCATTCTCGCCTGGCTGCTCGCCCTGTTTACCAAGCTTAGGGAGAACCGCAAGCAGCGCAGCCGCAATGCAGCCGCAGCTTCTTCCGGGCAGGCTCCGGCGCTGAAGCTGGCCTGGAAGCACAGACTGCTGCTGATGCTGGCCGGTGCGCCGACTGTAGTTACAGGCTTGCTGTATTACCAGTCGCTCCGGTACATACCGGCTTCACTGGCGATTATCCTGCTCTTCCAGTTCACCTGGATCAGCGTGCTGATTCAGGCGGTCAGCAAACGCCAGCGCCCCGATAAGGTCACGGTACTGACGCTGCTGCTGCTGTTCGGCGGAACACTGCTCGCTGCCGGCATTCTTAACCAGGGAGCTGCCGAATTCAATGCAACAGGGCTGGTTCTGGGGTTATTGTCAGCTGTTAGCTACTCGATGTTCATTATCTTCAGCGGCAAGGCCGTTCCGTCTGCGCATCCGGCCTACCGCAGCGCCTGGATGGTTACCGGCGGCCTGCTGCTGCTGTTCATCCTGTTCCCGCCAACCTTCCTGTTTAACGGCCTGCTGTGGGGGCAGCTGCTGCTGTTCGGCTTCCTGCTCGGCCTGTTCGGCGCCTTTATTCCGCCCGTGCTGTTCGCCATCGGGGTTCCGCATATCGGCGGAGGCATGGCAGGGATTCTCGGTGCAGCCGAGCTGCCGGTTGCCGTACTGCTCTCGTCCTTTGTCCTGCACGAGCAGGTAAGCGGCCTGCAATGGATTGGCGTTGTGCTGGTGCTGCTGGGTGTCGTATTGCCTGAGCTGTATAAGCTGCGCTGGGGGAAGGGCCGGGTTGCAGCTTCTCAATAA
- a CDS encoding toxic anion resistance protein, which translates to MSFSMEIPSREKLKSVIEAEVQPEPAEVTELKEQAISNVTSILELDFSSLEKRKAVLQSIDSFGMGTMRSSSETNALLQVSVGNLSKTGDEGGQVAKGLTELQLQLKDLDPSGLDFAKSGFLGKFFHPLRSYFAKYQKADSVISDIILSLDKGKAVLKNDNTTLEIEQHNLRELTRRLQKEIQLGLLMDQEIERQIEAAGQRNEDAERIRFITEEVLFPLRQRVMDLQQMLAVNQQGIMAIEVVIRNNKELIRGVDRARNVTVSALKISVTVASALYNQKIVLKKIELLNETTNNLISGTSKMLKDQGAAIHKQSLETSISAETLKQAFSDVLSALDSISSYKQEALPKMRETISQFRELADSGEQQIQRLEKGNTLGL; encoded by the coding sequence ATGTCATTTTCAATGGAAATACCCAGCAGAGAGAAGCTGAAATCCGTCATTGAAGCAGAGGTTCAGCCTGAGCCTGCCGAGGTTACGGAGCTGAAGGAGCAGGCAATCAGCAATGTCACCAGCATTCTGGAGCTTGATTTTTCCTCACTGGAGAAGCGCAAAGCGGTACTGCAGTCGATTGACAGCTTCGGAATGGGCACCATGCGCTCCTCATCGGAGACAAATGCACTGCTGCAGGTCTCTGTAGGCAATTTGTCCAAGACCGGCGACGAGGGCGGGCAGGTTGCCAAGGGGCTGACAGAGCTGCAGCTGCAGCTGAAGGATCTGGACCCGAGCGGGCTGGATTTTGCCAAAAGCGGGTTCCTGGGCAAGTTCTTCCATCCCCTGCGCAGCTATTTCGCGAAATACCAGAAGGCCGACAGCGTCATCTCGGATATTATTCTGTCCCTGGATAAGGGCAAAGCCGTTCTGAAGAATGATAATACGACACTTGAAATCGAGCAGCATAATCTGCGTGAGCTGACCAGACGGCTGCAGAAGGAAATTCAGCTCGGACTGCTGATGGATCAGGAGATTGAACGGCAGATAGAAGCCGCCGGACAGCGTAATGAAGACGCAGAGCGAATCCGGTTCATTACCGAAGAGGTACTCTTCCCGCTGCGGCAGCGGGTGATGGACCTGCAGCAGATGCTGGCCGTGAACCAGCAGGGCATTATGGCGATCGAGGTCGTCATACGCAACAACAAGGAGCTGATCCGCGGCGTTGACCGTGCGAGAAATGTTACCGTCTCAGCACTCAAAATCTCCGTTACGGTTGCCAGCGCCCTCTATAACCAGAAGATTGTGCTCAAAAAAATCGAGCTGCTGAATGAGACCACCAATAATCTGATCAGCGGCACCTCCAAAATGCTGAAGGATCAAGGCGCGGCGATCCACAAACAGTCGCTTGAGACCAGCATCTCTGCCGAAACGCTGAAGCAGGCCTTCAGTGATGTACTGTCCGCACTGGATTCCATCAGCTCCTATAAACAGGAGGCACTGCCTAAGATGCGGGAAACGATCAGCCAGTTCCGCGAGCTGGCGGACAGCGGTGAGCAGCAGATTCAGCGGCTGGAGAAAGGCAATACGCTGGGTTTATAA